Proteins co-encoded in one Maridesulfovibrio ferrireducens genomic window:
- a CDS encoding STAS domain-containing protein translates to MNNFIESRQIRVAFGIPFDSLDFHELLVAVGELAASGNKHFIFAASTPWLLEYGRNPLNRLDETDMFLAADSTLTKMAEKIGRTIKMPMEYFEFPEQVALICAHYGLSLLHISTTALKTDILVRDGYVPLSWDLFTNFKISDSLDEKHKESIISSAISLKPDIILISASPDDLREFIPEIYKKIPNCLLICTPKDEKNSKFKDKIRNIISSFILIQQEALLLKRIDESCSSSAPSSISYDDKKEQAIIKISGVLNSRIVPELRRMGKKMLHKNKDLGLDLSKTTALSINGLESIVYLNRIFTCADQNLFIKAISPEALMLFHQSGIASFFEDFPGITDETNIEP, encoded by the coding sequence ATGAATAATTTCATTGAATCCCGTCAAATCAGGGTTGCTTTTGGAATCCCTTTTGACAGTCTGGACTTCCATGAACTTTTAGTTGCTGTAGGGGAACTTGCTGCGTCCGGTAATAAGCATTTTATTTTTGCAGCATCCACCCCGTGGCTTTTAGAATATGGTAGAAACCCTCTTAACAGACTTGATGAAACAGACATGTTTCTAGCGGCGGATTCTACCTTAACAAAAATGGCCGAAAAAATTGGGCGAACCATTAAAATGCCCATGGAATATTTTGAATTTCCAGAACAAGTGGCGCTCATTTGTGCGCATTATGGACTTAGTCTTCTTCATATTTCAACCACTGCATTAAAAACTGATATTCTTGTTCGCGATGGCTATGTCCCTCTTTCATGGGACTTATTTACTAACTTTAAAATTTCCGACAGTCTTGATGAAAAACATAAAGAATCAATCATTTCCAGCGCCATCAGTTTAAAGCCGGATATCATTTTAATCTCTGCTTCGCCTGATGATTTAAGAGAATTTATCCCTGAAATTTATAAAAAAATACCCAATTGTTTATTGATTTGCACTCCAAAAGATGAAAAAAACTCAAAATTTAAAGATAAGATTAGAAATATTATTTCATCTTTCATTCTGATCCAACAAGAAGCTCTTTTACTAAAGCGCATTGATGAATCATGTTCAAGTTCAGCACCCAGCTCCATAAGTTATGATGACAAAAAGGAGCAGGCTATAATCAAAATTTCAGGGGTCTTAAATTCCAGAATAGTTCCCGAGCTTAGAAGAATGGGAAAAAAAATGCTTCACAAAAACAAAGACCTTGGACTGGATTTATCTAAAACGACGGCACTATCAATCAACGGGCTGGAATCAATAGTTTATCTGAACAGGATATTTACATGCGCAGATCAAAATTTATTCATTAAGGCTATCTCACCGGAAGCCCTGATGCTTTTTCATCAATCAGGAATAGCATCCTTTTTTGAAGATTTTCCCGGCATAACTGATGAGACTAATATTGAGCCCTGA
- a CDS encoding ABC transporter ATP-binding protein, with protein MLKIEDLHVKIGDKEVITGLNLHIKEGETFILFGPNGSGKTSLLMTLMGFSNYEVTKGKIVFKGEDITYAPIYERARLGVGMSFQRPPTIHGLKTRHLVEMCGNGSKVDVERLAEKVNMKTFLDRDINSGFSGGEIKRSELLQLMAQNPDMLLFDEPESGVDLENMHLIGKMVRTLLDGEIRPGVDLSMKEQKERGSRTCGLIITHTGHILDYINADRGQVLYNGHLCCEARPRDILEHIRKYGYQECVKCLK; from the coding sequence ATGCTTAAGATAGAAGACTTGCACGTCAAGATTGGCGACAAGGAGGTCATCACAGGCCTCAACTTACATATAAAAGAAGGGGAAACCTTTATCCTTTTCGGACCTAACGGATCTGGAAAGACTTCATTATTAATGACTCTTATGGGGTTCAGTAATTACGAAGTGACTAAAGGTAAAATTGTTTTCAAGGGCGAAGATATTACATACGCCCCCATTTATGAACGTGCCCGCCTCGGAGTAGGCATGTCATTTCAGCGTCCTCCCACCATCCATGGACTTAAAACCAGACATTTAGTTGAAATGTGTGGAAACGGTTCGAAAGTTGATGTTGAAAGGCTGGCTGAAAAAGTAAATATGAAAACTTTTCTTGACCGTGATATTAACTCCGGTTTTTCCGGCGGTGAAATAAAGCGGTCTGAGTTGCTCCAGTTGATGGCTCAAAACCCTGATATGCTTCTTTTTGATGAACCTGAATCCGGTGTTGATCTTGAAAACATGCACCTTATCGGTAAGATGGTCCGTACTCTCCTTGACGGCGAAATTCGCCCGGGAGTGGATCTTAGCATGAAAGAGCAGAAAGAAAGAGGCTCCAGAACTTGCGGACTTATTATCACGCATACCGGTCATATTCTCGACTATATTAACGCTGACCGTGGACAGGTCCTTTACAACGGACACCTCTGCTGTGAAGCCAGACCTCGCGACATTCTGGAACATATCCGTAAATATGGTTATCAAGAATGCGTTAAGTGCTTGAAGTAG
- a CDS encoding Smr/MutS family protein, with amino-acid sequence MADNRMKSFTDLKSMKFKDNNKDKEEDLKIPKSVRKVLESLKKKPEPEAITEPEEAPVEEEMAFLNAMSGVKKMDNSTVKVERIKPVIPVPSPQDDGNEYLSSLVSGNIEFDVEYSEEFMFGHVCGIDSKIFQKLKAGSFNHEAHIDLHGMTSEQAFDNLMFFIRESFLQGHRCLLAVTGKGKNSPGGLSVLKREIHDWLTRDPFRRVVLAFCSAQPKDGGTGAIYILLRRQKKVKGKVKWDKGINWDE; translated from the coding sequence ATGGCTGACAACAGAATGAAATCGTTTACAGATTTAAAATCTATGAAATTCAAAGACAATAATAAAGATAAAGAAGAAGATCTCAAGATACCGAAGTCTGTTCGGAAGGTTCTTGAATCACTAAAGAAAAAACCTGAACCAGAAGCAATTACAGAACCGGAAGAAGCTCCGGTTGAAGAGGAAATGGCTTTCTTAAATGCCATGTCCGGAGTGAAAAAGATGGATAACTCAACTGTAAAAGTTGAGCGAATTAAACCGGTAATTCCCGTTCCATCTCCCCAAGATGATGGAAATGAATATTTAAGCAGTCTGGTTTCAGGAAATATAGAATTTGACGTCGAATATTCCGAAGAATTCATGTTCGGACATGTTTGCGGTATTGATTCAAAGATATTTCAAAAACTGAAAGCGGGATCTTTCAACCATGAAGCTCATATTGACCTTCACGGCATGACTTCCGAGCAAGCTTTCGATAACCTTATGTTTTTCATTAGAGAATCATTTCTTCAAGGCCACAGATGCTTACTTGCTGTTACCGGCAAAGGCAAAAATTCTCCCGGAGGTCTGTCTGTTCTCAAAAGAGAAATTCATGACTGGCTTACCCGCGACCCTTTCCGCCGTGTTGTTTTGGCTTTTTGCTCAGCACAGCCCAAAGATGGCGGGACTGGAGCTATCTATATTCTACTGCGAAGACAAAAAAAAGTTAAAGGGAAGGTAAAGTGGGATAAAGGAATCAATTGGGATGAATAA
- a CDS encoding metal-dependent hydrolase: MPGYRVHISGAIVAGLLVLLLLVNIGMYIIDPQQVAILIVLCVLGALFPDIDTDSKGKRIFYSGMLILSLALIYFEEFRWAAYLGVLAILPGVSAHRGWTHTWWAMLLVPMPMLVLPYYVYGQQFPTLFPYYVAFVTGYFSHLLLDKEF, encoded by the coding sequence ATGCCCGGATATAGAGTACATATCAGCGGAGCGATTGTCGCTGGACTTTTGGTTCTTTTACTGTTGGTTAACATCGGAATGTATATTATTGATCCGCAGCAGGTTGCTATTTTGATAGTGCTGTGTGTTCTCGGCGCGCTTTTCCCTGATATTGATACAGATTCAAAGGGGAAACGGATTTTTTATTCGGGGATGCTGATTCTGTCGCTTGCGTTGATTTATTTTGAAGAATTTAGGTGGGCGGCATATCTTGGGGTTTTAGCCATACTGCCGGGGGTAAGCGCTCATCGCGGATGGACGCATACTTGGTGGGCTATGCTGTTAGTTCCCATGCCCATGCTGGTGTTACCTTATTATGTTTATGGTCAGCAGTTTCCAACTTTATTTCCATATTATGTTGCGTTTGTGACAGGATATTTCTCTCATCTGCTGCTGGATAAAGAGTTTTAA
- the priA gene encoding primosomal protein N', with product MSILWQACLASPPYSIYTYSAPADLPELHEGQRVLVPLGKSIRVAFLIEIQPIPPENIELKSIIWPLEKKPLLNLTHFLLYRNIASRQLQPLGKVLENVVPKRFRSAKLSFKIADRDFPTRLKSVDLARMPFESRMKLVHIYNDGRMKVCLPSSLEKEEYVSLTIDPPWPVRPNAARQLQVLEYIYENGPREKGFLKIVMGDWTTGVINKLQSDLLLKVGPPPEEERNPAEKCTVTSADWAFIPTEQQKSAIEEVESALDSDKLEVKLLHGITGSGKTLVYMTAARKCLEQGRSAVVLVPEIALAYSLWNSICPLFPDVEKYLYHGYQTPVRKEAIFRAVSGSQNPVLIIGTRSSLFLPVQNPGLFIVDEEHDESYKQEERLPYQAKEVAYFLAQKTKSLLILGSATPDLKTFYAARQGAFKMISMESRIGKSVLPEVRVVDTSAIKNPEQPFALETETRLKEVVERGEQAVIMLNRRGFSPLIYCTDCEEPIKCPHCNVSMTYHKGREKLICHYCGNVHRFPLPCPMCGGSHLLPLGGGTERLEEQVTKALPPETKILRMDRDSTRRQERLEEILKSFARGDAQVLVGTQMLSKGHNFPGVTLVVVSEGDLGLNLPDYRSAERTFQLLVQVSGRAGRGDKPGEVIIQTRNPENPIWSSVTSADYNTFFEREIEKRRKFRYPPFTKLALIRISHPLNWDGEDLCPPFFNQTREAATKIGLMAMGPVPAPLSQLKGRRRFNCLIKSEDWVKTRDLYAEMMRKNPDKKNIRITLDLDPVNML from the coding sequence ATGTCTATACTCTGGCAGGCCTGCCTCGCCAGTCCGCCTTATTCAATTTATACTTATTCAGCGCCCGCAGATCTTCCTGAACTTCATGAAGGTCAGCGCGTGCTTGTTCCGCTTGGAAAATCAATCAGAGTTGCTTTTCTAATCGAAATACAGCCTATTCCTCCTGAAAATATTGAACTTAAATCAATAATTTGGCCTCTTGAAAAGAAGCCTCTTTTAAATTTAACTCATTTTCTTTTATATAGAAATATTGCTTCCAGACAATTGCAGCCACTTGGTAAAGTTTTAGAAAACGTTGTTCCTAAACGATTTAGAAGTGCTAAGTTGTCGTTCAAAATAGCTGACCGAGATTTCCCCACACGTTTGAAAAGCGTAGATCTCGCGCGCATGCCATTCGAATCCAGAATGAAACTTGTTCACATCTATAATGATGGAAGGATGAAAGTTTGTCTGCCGTCGTCTCTTGAAAAGGAAGAATATGTAAGTCTGACTATCGATCCTCCGTGGCCTGTCCGTCCTAATGCTGCACGTCAGTTGCAGGTTTTAGAGTATATTTATGAAAATGGACCTCGTGAAAAAGGTTTTTTAAAAATAGTTATGGGCGATTGGACGACAGGAGTTATCAATAAACTTCAGTCAGATTTGCTTTTGAAAGTGGGACCGCCTCCCGAAGAGGAACGTAATCCTGCTGAAAAATGTACGGTTACTTCTGCAGATTGGGCGTTTATTCCTACCGAACAGCAGAAGTCAGCTATTGAAGAGGTTGAATCAGCACTGGATAGTGACAAGCTTGAAGTTAAGCTTCTGCATGGAATAACCGGAAGCGGTAAAACGCTTGTGTATATGACTGCCGCTCGTAAATGTCTGGAACAGGGGCGTTCTGCTGTAGTTCTGGTACCCGAAATTGCACTTGCCTATTCTCTTTGGAATAGTATTTGTCCTTTATTTCCAGATGTAGAAAAATATTTGTATCACGGATATCAGACCCCTGTGCGCAAAGAGGCTATTTTCCGTGCTGTTTCTGGATCGCAGAATCCTGTTTTAATAATAGGCACAAGATCGTCGTTGTTCTTACCCGTTCAGAATCCCGGCTTGTTTATTGTGGATGAAGAGCATGACGAATCCTATAAACAGGAAGAGCGTCTTCCGTATCAAGCTAAAGAAGTTGCATATTTCCTTGCCCAAAAAACAAAAAGTTTATTGATATTAGGTTCGGCAACTCCAGATTTAAAGACTTTTTATGCAGCCCGGCAGGGCGCATTTAAGATGATCTCTATGGAGAGCCGGATTGGGAAAAGTGTGCTGCCGGAAGTGCGGGTTGTTGATACAAGTGCGATTAAGAATCCGGAACAACCATTCGCTTTGGAAACGGAAACGCGTTTAAAGGAAGTTGTGGAACGAGGCGAACAGGCTGTAATTATGCTTAATCGTCGCGGTTTTTCGCCTCTGATTTATTGCACGGATTGTGAAGAACCAATCAAATGTCCTCATTGTAATGTCAGCATGACATATCATAAAGGCCGAGAAAAACTTATCTGTCATTATTGCGGAAATGTTCATCGTTTTCCGCTTCCTTGTCCTATGTGTGGAGGCAGTCATCTACTCCCATTAGGTGGTGGAACAGAAAGACTTGAAGAGCAGGTCACAAAAGCTTTGCCGCCGGAAACTAAAATTTTACGAATGGATAGGGACAGTACTCGCAGACAGGAGCGACTCGAGGAGATTCTCAAGAGCTTTGCTAGGGGTGATGCTCAGGTTCTTGTTGGGACACAGATGCTGTCGAAAGGACATAACTTTCCCGGAGTCACTCTTGTTGTTGTTTCTGAGGGAGATCTCGGGCTTAATTTACCGGACTATAGATCTGCTGAGCGGACCTTTCAGCTGTTGGTTCAGGTCTCGGGCAGGGCGGGTAGAGGTGACAAACCCGGTGAAGTAATTATTCAAACTAGAAATCCTGAAAATCCGATTTGGAGCTCTGTTACTTCAGCTGATTACAATACTTTTTTTGAGCGGGAAATTGAGAAGAGACGAAAATTCAGATACCCACCGTTCACGAAATTAGCGTTGATCAGAATCAGTCATCCGCTTAATTGGGATGGGGAGGATTTGTGTCCTCCATTTTTTAATCAGACCAGAGAGGCGGCTACTAAAATCGGCCTGATGGCTATGGGGCCGGTTCCTGCACCGTTGTCTCAGCTTAAAGGGCGCAGGCGCTTTAATTGTCTGATTAAGTCGGAAGACTGGGTTAAAACCCGTGATCTGTATGCTGAAATGATGAGAAAGAATCCAGATAAGAAGAATATACGAATTACTCTCGATCTTGATCCCGTTAACATGCTTTAA
- a CDS encoding SufD family Fe-S cluster assembly protein, translated as MKKVDLNLYKFDGLEHDAVADLSTLNNEDKEQLLMAGVDVDSEETSGTFLQVDHSNVHCDSTNKDVEVMDIKKALEKYDGLPDYYFKLIDQDKDEFTKSAADNLHGGYFIRTKKGAKIKAPVQSCLFLKAEQSGQNIHNIIVVEEDSEIQILTGCAAAHSKFTGAHFGISEIYVKKGGKLTFTMVHNWGENVTVRPRTAGVVEEGGVFINNYVLLKKVKDMQSYPTIYLNGEGAVARFNSVLVAPEGSHLDSGTRIIQNAPNTRGEIISRTITTGGTIISRGHIQGNNAPARGHLECQGLLLGGGIIHAVPELEATVEGVELSHEAAVGKIAQEEIEYLMARGMDEDEATSTIVRGFLNVDDMKLPKKLQIEIDKQIAELDSSNAM; from the coding sequence ATGAAAAAAGTCGATCTCAATTTATATAAATTTGATGGCCTTGAACACGATGCCGTAGCTGATCTATCTACTTTAAATAATGAAGATAAAGAACAGTTACTCATGGCTGGTGTTGATGTAGATTCTGAAGAAACTAGTGGAACTTTTTTGCAAGTTGACCACTCAAATGTCCATTGTGATTCAACCAATAAAGACGTTGAAGTTATGGATATCAAAAAAGCTCTGGAAAAGTATGATGGTCTTCCAGATTATTATTTTAAGCTGATTGATCAAGATAAAGATGAATTTACAAAATCAGCCGCTGATAATCTTCACGGCGGATATTTCATACGCACTAAAAAAGGTGCAAAAATTAAAGCACCTGTACAATCATGTTTGTTCTTGAAGGCTGAGCAATCCGGTCAGAATATTCATAACATCATTGTTGTAGAAGAAGACTCAGAGATTCAGATTCTTACCGGTTGCGCTGCGGCACATAGCAAATTCACCGGAGCTCATTTCGGTATCTCTGAAATTTACGTGAAGAAAGGCGGCAAGCTAACCTTCACAATGGTTCATAACTGGGGCGAAAACGTCACAGTTCGTCCTAGAACAGCAGGGGTTGTTGAAGAGGGCGGAGTTTTTATTAATAATTACGTACTGCTCAAAAAAGTTAAAGATATGCAATCCTACCCGACCATTTATCTTAATGGTGAAGGAGCAGTTGCTCGTTTTAACTCTGTTTTGGTTGCACCTGAAGGTTCTCATCTTGATTCAGGTACCCGCATTATTCAGAATGCGCCAAATACAAGAGGCGAAATTATTTCCCGTACTATCACAACAGGTGGAACAATTATTTCCCGCGGCCATATTCAGGGGAATAATGCTCCGGCACGCGGTCATCTTGAGTGTCAGGGACTGCTTCTCGGTGGCGGGATAATTCACGCTGTTCCAGAGCTGGAAGCGACTGTGGAAGGCGTTGAGCTCTCTCATGAGGCTGCTGTAGGTAAAATTGCTCAGGAAGAGATTGAATACCTGATGGCACGCGGGATGGATGAGGACGAAGCGACTTCAACCATTGTGCGTGGGTTCCTGAATGTTGATGATATGAAGTTGCCTAAAAAACTTCAGATTGAAATTGACAAGCAGATTGCAGAACTTGATTCAAGTAACGCTATGTAA
- a CDS encoding HD domain-containing protein gives MKNKKKTLSILMVGGSVRDLLLGKTPNDFDFLVASGSVEDFKKEFPYAKPVGKSYEIFFQKGFEFSFPRITGQTVEETIDLDLSARDFTINGFALDEDGELYAHPNGLEDLYSKTLRPAFAETFKSDPLRVFRAATFLARFPDFTAHPDLITGMREAFEKGWLTNIAPDRIGVELIKALKSDKPGNFVRTLQAANCFEPWFTEFSGSDEIIAGPPKFHDKSVLGHISEIMDKVAGNPITCWMAMCHDLGKILTPTELLPAHHGHDIKGITLTSKLSKRLLLPNKYIKAGELAAELHMKAGNYKELRPATKVDLLIKLHKNDLVKNMRDLCRADKNEDTMANAMTNLAEILKVSLPEQDRNLGKESGEKLRSLRAQKISSGITT, from the coding sequence ATGAAAAATAAGAAAAAAACATTATCCATTTTAATGGTCGGAGGTTCAGTCCGGGACTTACTCCTAGGAAAAACACCGAATGATTTTGATTTCTTAGTTGCGTCCGGTTCTGTTGAGGACTTTAAAAAAGAATTCCCATATGCCAAGCCAGTCGGCAAATCCTATGAAATATTTTTCCAGAAAGGATTTGAATTCTCCTTTCCCAGAATAACAGGACAAACGGTCGAAGAAACAATAGATCTCGACCTGTCTGCAAGAGATTTCACCATAAACGGCTTCGCTCTGGACGAGGATGGAGAACTGTATGCCCACCCTAACGGACTCGAAGATTTATATTCTAAAACACTGCGGCCTGCATTCGCAGAAACATTTAAATCAGACCCGTTAAGAGTTTTTCGCGCCGCAACATTTCTGGCCAGATTTCCAGACTTTACAGCTCACCCGGACCTGATCACCGGCATGCGGGAAGCTTTTGAAAAAGGGTGGCTGACAAACATAGCTCCTGACAGAATAGGAGTAGAATTAATTAAAGCCCTCAAAAGTGACAAACCGGGCAATTTTGTGAGAACTCTTCAGGCCGCGAATTGCTTTGAACCATGGTTTACTGAATTCTCCGGTTCAGATGAAATCATCGCTGGACCTCCGAAATTTCATGACAAATCTGTACTGGGGCATATCTCCGAAATTATGGATAAAGTAGCCGGAAATCCGATCACCTGCTGGATGGCCATGTGTCACGATCTCGGCAAAATTTTAACTCCAACAGAACTTTTGCCGGCTCACCACGGACACGATATAAAAGGAATCACCCTAACATCTAAACTCAGCAAGAGGCTGCTTCTTCCGAACAAATATATAAAAGCCGGAGAGTTAGCGGCAGAACTGCATATGAAAGCAGGAAACTATAAAGAGCTACGGCCGGCCACAAAAGTAGATCTGCTTATAAAACTCCACAAGAATGATTTAGTGAAAAACATGAGAGATCTTTGCCGCGCAGACAAAAATGAAGATACAATGGCAAACGCAATGACCAATCTGGCTGAGATATTAAAAGTCAGCCTACCGGAACAAGATCGAAACTTAGGCAAAGAGTCAGGAGAAAAGCTTAGAAGTTTGCGTGCTCAAAAGATTTCATCCGGGATTACTACCTGA
- the sucD gene encoding succinate--CoA ligase subunit alpha, translating to MLLNEHLSKTLLKEAARIPVPTGVKITLKDLPALEPYFPLPWILKAQVPVGGRGKAGGIQKVDSREEYEKTARQILSMEIKGNKVPFIRAEPAVDIRQEFYLSLTLSRQRRKVIMTVGREGGVEIENMGPENLLVQEISLPGGLQPNQIRAAFFHIGLAKELFGDFNTIVTNLYKTMIDYGLLLAEINPLALTGYGKLLALDGKIEMDDNIVDINPAFERFYQPEHSTREENIARDAGMSFVSLKGWVGLIANGAGLAMASMDALNFSKLPAANFLDLGGAADQKRIETALELLFKDEQVEAIFINLFGGILSCELVAKALVAALGGKAPEKPIVVRMSGNSADIGLKILKDLNSDKLHRAHNMNEAVEILRTLKPANAPVIEFAEPISAMPESTPVDVGYKSSSIFEIDKDTPILVQGITGQEGRLHTRLMLEYGSNIVAGVTPFKGGQEVLGVPVYNSIKEAQLHHEIGASIIFVPPKLATDAILEAASCEIPWVVCITEGIVQSSMLNVLEQIKGGKTRVVGPNTPGLIVPGQTKIGILPTTPFSPGPVAVLSRSGTLTYEVADRLNQVGIGQSLSVGIGGDSYIGTTFADMFEMLRNHDETKAVMVLGEIGGTAEQDLADYVIKTGFDKPVLSFIAGQTAPPGKRLGHAGAILQEGTGVQGKLEKMRSAGFTVCPSLESIPQLTADALGIKL from the coding sequence ATGCTGCTCAATGAACATCTCAGCAAGACACTACTTAAAGAGGCCGCCAGAATTCCTGTTCCGACAGGTGTCAAAATAACCCTGAAAGATCTTCCCGCATTAGAACCCTACTTTCCTTTACCTTGGATTCTAAAAGCACAGGTCCCGGTCGGGGGACGTGGTAAAGCTGGTGGAATTCAAAAAGTAGATTCACGGGAAGAGTATGAAAAAACTGCTCGTCAAATTTTATCAATGGAGATCAAAGGAAATAAAGTTCCCTTTATCAGAGCAGAACCGGCAGTTGATATCCGTCAAGAATTTTATCTTTCTCTCACCCTTTCAAGACAGCGCCGCAAAGTTATAATGACTGTAGGACGTGAAGGCGGTGTTGAAATTGAAAATATGGGGCCTGAAAACCTTCTGGTCCAAGAAATAAGCCTACCCGGTGGATTGCAGCCGAATCAAATCAGAGCCGCATTTTTTCACATCGGACTGGCCAAAGAGCTTTTTGGTGATTTCAATACCATAGTTACCAACTTATATAAAACAATGATTGATTACGGCTTACTACTTGCCGAAATCAATCCTCTGGCTTTAACCGGATACGGCAAACTGCTCGCTCTCGATGGTAAAATTGAAATGGACGATAATATCGTTGATATCAATCCGGCCTTCGAACGTTTTTACCAGCCTGAGCATTCAACCCGTGAAGAAAACATCGCCCGTGATGCGGGAATGAGCTTTGTTTCGCTAAAAGGATGGGTAGGATTAATTGCCAACGGTGCAGGACTCGCTATGGCATCAATGGATGCTCTCAACTTCTCTAAGCTACCGGCAGCCAACTTTTTAGACCTTGGCGGAGCAGCGGATCAAAAACGTATTGAAACCGCTTTAGAGCTGTTGTTTAAGGATGAACAGGTTGAAGCAATTTTCATTAACCTGTTCGGAGGAATACTTTCCTGCGAATTAGTTGCCAAGGCACTGGTTGCCGCCCTTGGAGGAAAAGCACCCGAAAAACCTATAGTGGTCCGCATGTCCGGCAACAGCGCGGATATAGGGCTTAAAATCCTTAAAGATCTCAACAGCGACAAACTGCATCGTGCCCATAATATGAATGAAGCTGTCGAAATTCTGCGGACACTTAAACCAGCGAATGCTCCGGTAATAGAATTTGCAGAACCGATTTCAGCAATGCCGGAATCAACACCTGTAGATGTTGGATACAAATCTTCAAGCATTTTTGAAATTGACAAAGACACTCCCATACTTGTGCAGGGCATCACCGGACAGGAAGGACGTCTGCACACACGGCTCATGCTCGAATACGGAAGCAACATTGTTGCCGGAGTAACACCGTTTAAAGGCGGTCAGGAAGTTTTAGGTGTACCGGTTTATAACAGCATAAAAGAAGCGCAACTCCATCACGAAATAGGTGCGAGCATCATTTTCGTGCCGCCCAAGCTTGCGACCGATGCAATCCTGGAAGCTGCGTCATGTGAAATTCCCTGGGTTGTGTGCATCACTGAAGGCATTGTTCAGAGTTCAATGCTGAATGTCCTTGAACAGATAAAAGGCGGCAAAACCCGTGTAGTCGGTCCCAATACTCCCGGACTGATCGTTCCCGGTCAGACTAAAATAGGAATATTACCGACAACACCATTCTCACCCGGACCTGTCGCTGTCCTTTCTCGAAGCGGAACCCTTACCTATGAAGTTGCCGACCGCTTAAACCAAGTTGGAATCGGGCAATCACTTAGTGTCGGAATCGGTGGGGATTCTTACATCGGAACCACTTTTGCCGATATGTTCGAAATGCTGCGTAACCACGATGAAACCAAGGCTGTCATGGTTCTCGGTGAAATCGGGGGAACCGCTGAGCAGGATTTGGCTGACTATGTAATCAAAACAGGGTTTGACAAACCCGTACTTTCCTTTATTGCTGGGCAGACCGCACCTCCCGGGAAACGTCTCGGTCATGCAGGTGCAATTTTGCAGGAAGGTACCGGAGTTCAAGGCAAACTGGAAAAAATGCGTTCAGCAGGTTTCACGGTCTGCCCAAGCCTTGAATCAATTCCACAGCTCACAGCGGACGCTCTCGGAATAAAATTATAG
- a CDS encoding glycosyltransferase — protein sequence MNQNVCFFNSNKAWGGGEKWNHHFSLLLRDKGYRVFVVTNHNSELKKRLENEPGITLHSESIGNLSFLNPAIMLRLKSFFQQNDIKTVITALPSDVKSGGFAAKCAGVSKVIYRRGIAVSVKNSFLNRQIFSKVVDRLIVNSLETKRTVLINNKNLIDESKIRLIHNGFDVAEFDSQPSERIYTRLGDEVIIGNAARLTAQKGQKFLIEAAVILKKKGLNFRILIAGKGEMEKELKDYSAKRGVSDVVDFIGFIEDMKSFYASQDIFCLPSLWEGFGYALVEAMTLEKPVVGFEISSNPEVVKNGKTGILVPSKDSSQLASALEKLILDAGLRNKMGKAGRERVLNKFNTPLVLGKLIDLIEE from the coding sequence GTGAATCAAAACGTTTGTTTTTTTAATAGTAATAAAGCGTGGGGCGGCGGGGAAAAATGGAATCACCATTTTTCCCTGCTCCTGCGGGACAAAGGATATCGAGTTTTTGTTGTTACAAATCACAACTCAGAACTCAAAAAAAGATTAGAAAACGAACCGGGAATCACTCTTCACAGTGAATCCATAGGCAATCTTTCGTTTTTAAATCCAGCCATAATGCTACGCCTTAAATCTTTTTTTCAGCAAAATGACATAAAAACGGTTATCACCGCCCTACCCTCTGACGTTAAAAGCGGTGGTTTTGCAGCCAAATGTGCAGGTGTTTCCAAGGTTATTTATCGCCGTGGAATTGCAGTTTCTGTCAAAAACAGTTTCCTCAACAGACAGATATTCTCAAAAGTTGTTGATCGTTTAATCGTTAATTCGCTTGAAACCAAACGCACAGTTCTTATCAACAATAAGAATCTTATAGACGAATCAAAAATCAGATTAATCCATAACGGCTTCGATGTGGCTGAGTTTGACAGTCAGCCAAGTGAACGGATTTATACTCGATTAGGTGATGAAGTAATCATTGGTAATGCAGCGAGACTGACAGCCCAAAAAGGACAAAAATTTCTGATTGAAGCAGCTGTAATTCTTAAAAAGAAAGGGCTTAATTTCCGAATCCTAATCGCCGGAAAAGGTGAAATGGAAAAGGAGCTTAAAGACTACTCCGCAAAACGCGGTGTGTCTGATGTTGTTGATTTTATAGGTTTTATTGAAGACATGAAGTCGTTCTACGCTTCTCAAGATATATTCTGCCTGCCGTCGTTATGGGAAGGATTCGGTTACGCACTTGTTGAAGCCATGACTCTTGAAAAACCAGTTGTCGGTTTTGAAATCAGTTCCAATCCGGAAGTAGTAAAGAACGGTAAAACCGGAATTCTTGTTCCATCTAAAGATTCATCACAGCTGGCATCTGCCCTTGAAAAACTAATTTTAGATGCTGGATTACGCAATAAAATGGGTAAAGCGGGTAGAGAAAGAGTGTTAAATAAATTCAACACTCCACTCGTTCTTGGAAAATTAATTGACCTGATTGAAGAATAA